From one Magnolia sinica isolate HGM2019 chromosome 18, MsV1, whole genome shotgun sequence genomic stretch:
- the LOC131232769 gene encoding uncharacterized protein LOC131232769, which yields MASFKMHFLCLFLLCWCATALGEEGYVKYKDPNQPLPVRIKDLMDRMTLAEKIGQMTQLDRTAATPEIVKDYFIGSLLSGGGSVPSPKASPETWVDMVNGFQKGALSTRLGIPMIYGIDAVHGHNNVYRATVFPHNIGLGATRDPELVKRIGAATALEVRATGIPYVFAPCIAVCRDPRWGRCYESYSEDHKIVQAMTEIIPGLQGEIPATSRKGVPYVSGKYKVAACAKHFVGDGGTNKGINENNTIIDFHGLLSIHMPGYYNAIIKGVSTIMVSYSSWNGKKMHANRNLVTDFLKNKLHFRGFVISDWQGIDRITSPPKANYSYSIQAGIHAGIDMVMVPYNHTEFIDDLTAQVKNKVIPMSRIDDAVRRILRVKFVMGLFENPLADYSLVDQLGSQAHRDLAREAVRKSLVLLKNGKCNDEPLLPLPKKAPKILVAGTHANNLGNQCGGWTILWQGVDGNNLTTGTTILNAISSTVDPATEIVYSENPDADLLKSNDFSYAIVVVGEPPYAETAGDNLNLTIPEPGPSTIKNVCGTVKCVVVIISGRPLVIEPYVPIMDAIVAAWLPGTEGQGITDVLYGDYGFSGKLSRTWFKSVDQLPMNVGDSHYDPLYPFGFGLTTEPTSQN from the exons ATGGCTAGCTTTAAAATGCATTTTTTGTGCCTTTTTCTCCTATGTTGGTGTGCCACAGCACTGGGAGAAGAAGGATACGTGAAGTACAAAGACCCCAATCAACCGTTGCCCGTCCGGATTAAAGATCTAATGGACCGGATGACTCTTGCTGAGAAGATTGGTCAGATGACACAGCTCGACCGAACAGCTGCCACACCTGAAATCGTGAAAGATTACTTCAtcg GGAGCTTATTGAGTGGTGGAGGGAGTGTTCCATCTCCGAAAGCCTCGCCGGAGACTTGGGTCGATATGGTGAATGGCTTCCAAAAGGGCGCTCTTTCAACCCGTCTGGGGATCCCAATGATCTACGGCATCGACGCCGTCCATGGCCACAACAATGTCTATAGAGCGACCGTATTCCCCCACAATATTGGGCTTGGAGCCACCAG GGATCCAGAACTTGTGAAGAGGATTGGTGCTGCAACCGCTCTAGAAGTTCGAGCGACGGGAATTCCGTATGTCTTTGCTCCATGTATCGCG gtttgtagagatccgAGATGGGGTCGATGCTATGAAAGCTACAGCGAAGATCACAAGATAGTACAGGCAATGACAGAGATCATCCCTGGTCTACAAGGAGAAATTCCGGCGACATCTCGGAAGGGTGTCCCTTACGTCTCCGGAAA GTACAAAGTAGCAGCCTGTGCCAAGCACTTTGTTGGTGATGGTGGCACAAATAAGGGAATTAATGAGAACAACACCATCATCGACTTCCATGGTCTGCTCAGCATTCACATGCCCGGATACTACAATGCGATCATCAAAGGTGTCTCGACCATCATGGTCTCTTATTCTAGCTGGAATGGGAAGAAGATGCATGCTAATCGCAATCTCGTTACTGACTTCCTTAAGAACAAGCTCCATTTCAGG GGATTTGTCATCTCCGACTGGCAGGGAATCGATAGGATCACGTCGCCACCCAAAGCAAATTACTCATATTCCATCCAAGCTGGAATTCACGCTGGCATTGACATG GTCATGGTCCCATACAACCACACCGAGTTCATCGATGATCTGACAGCCCAAGTGAAAAACAAAGTCATCCCCATGAGCCGAATCGACGATGCCGTCAGAAGGATCTTGCGTGTCAAATTCGTCATGGGTCTCTTCGAGAATCCCTTGGCCGACTACAGCCTCGTCGACCAGCTCGGAAGCCAG GCACACAGGGATTTGGCCAGGGAAGCGGTCAGGAAGTCATTGGTGCTGTTGAAAAATGGAAAATGCAATGATGAGCCGCTGCTGCCGCTCCCGAAGAAGGCGCCGAAGATCCTTGTAGCTGGGACCCACGCCAACAACTTGGGAAACCAATGTGGTGGGTGGACCATCTTGTGGCAAGGAGTTGATGGGAATAATCTTACTACTG GAACTACCATTCTCAATGCTATCTCATCAACTGTCGATCCAGCCACTGAAATTGTCTACAGCGAGAATCCCGACGCCGACTTACTCAAATCCAATGATTTCTCTTATGCGATCGTTGTCGTTGGAGAGCCTCCTTATGCAGAAACCGCCGGCGATAACCTCAACCTAACGATACCGGAGCCCGGACCCAGTACAATCAAGAATGTGTGCGGCACAGTCAAGTGTGTCGTCGTTATCATCTCCGGCCGGCCACTTGTGATCGAACCATATGTTCCTATCATGGATGCCATAGTGGCTGCATGGCTTCCAGGCACCGAAGGCCAAGGCATCACCGACGTCCTCTACGGCGACTACGGGTTCTCCGGCAAGCTCTCTCGGACATGGTTCAAATCCGTCGATCAGCTCCCCATGAACGTTGGCGACTCGCATTATGATCCACTCTACCCATTCGGATTCGGGCTCACGACAGAGCCTACTTCTCAAAATTAG